Within Halorubrum lacusprofundi ATCC 49239, the genomic segment ACCTCGACGAGGCGGTCGATCTCGCGGGCGCCGACGCCGCCGACCGCGGTGTCGACGACGTGTACGTCATCGGCGGTGCGACCGTCTACGAGCAGTTCCTCGACCGCGCCGACCGGATGGTGCTGACGGAGGTCCCCGAGCAGCCCGACGGCGACACGCGCTTCCCGGACTGGGACGACGAGGAGTGGGTCGAGACGGAGCGCGAGGTGGTCGGAGCTGACGGCGAACGCGGCGGCGAGGCCGACGCGCTCGCGTTCGTCACCTACGAACGGGTCGACGGGTGAAGACGAGAGACCGAGCCCGCTATCGGTTCACCGATCATAGTCTGCTACTGTGGAATCAGAACAGGAATTTTTCTTTATATTCATACAGTATTCAGTAGAGGCTCAACGAATATCCCACACTGTATCCGCGTAGTAGCGATCGACCAAACATTTTTGAGCCCATGGTGTGTTAGGAGTTCACATGGCACTATCAGAAACCTCGATCGAGCCCAGCCAGTGTCCGTTCTGCGGGACGGAAATCGCGTCACCCGGTGCGGGGTTCATGCGCCACGTCGAGAACGAGCCCGAGTGTCGCGACGCGTTCGACACGTGGCGCGACCGCGTCACCGACGACATGCGGGGCGGCTGGGCGGGGTGACGGCGACGCCGGCGCGCGTCGCGTTGTCTGGCGCTGACTCAGCTCCGCAGCGCCTCCACGGGTCGCTCGTTCGCCGCCTTCCACGCGGGGTACGCCCCGCTGACGATCCCCACACCGACGCCGAACACGAGCGCCAACAGGAGGTAGTAGCCGTTCGTCGGGTCGAGCACGAGTGCAGCGTCGACCGCGGGCGTCGTGGCCACCAGCCCGGCGACGAGCAGCACGGTCAGTAGGGTCCCCGCCGCCGCCCCCGCTGCGCCGATGAGCCCGGCCTCCGCCAACAGCACGCGCAACACGTCCCGACGCGTCACGCCGACCGCGCGCATCACGCCGATCTCCTGTCTGCGCTCGACCGTACTCATCAGCATGACGTTGAGGATCGAGACGCCGGCGACGACGAGCGAGATGGCACCGAGCCCGAGCAGGAAGGTGCTCAAGAGATCGAAGAAGTCGTTGATCTCGTCGACGACCGCGGCCAGCTCGAACAGGTCGACGCGCTCTTCGCGGACGTTCACCGTCTCGCGGATCGCGTCCGCGGCGGCTCGCGCCGTCGCCCCCGACTCCGCGACGACCAGCGCCTGTGCGTAGCCGTCGGCGGCGAACGCCGACTCCGGGAGGAAGACGGCGTTGTCGGGCGCGACCGGGCTGAACGTCTGGCTCTCGGCGAGCACGGCGACGACGCGGACCTGCGACCCCGCGATCCCGACGGTGTCGCCCGCACTAACCTCAAGATCCTCGGCGATCCCCGCGCCGACGATCGCGCCCCGCCGGTGGCGGTCCGGGAGCCTGCCTTCGGCGGCCTCGAACGCGAGGCCCGGCTCCTCGACGCCGTAGACCGTCACGAAGGTCTGTGTGCCCGCGCCTTCGACGACCGCGCTGTCCGAGTACAACGGGATGACGGCCGCGTCCCCGACCGCCGGGTCGTCAACGGCGCGCCGGATCGCCGCCACGTCGGCCGCCGAGAGCGACTCCACGCCGGCGTCGGCGTTCGGCGAGACCACCACCTGCGTGCCGATGTCGCCGATGGCGTCGTTGGCGCCGAGCGCGAGCACGTTTCCGAAGATCCCCAGCGCCGCGACCGCGAGCACACCGATGCAGACGCCGAGCACCGCCAGCACCGTCCGCACCCTGTTTCGCCGGAGGTTCCGCGCGGCCATCGAGACGACGGGGCGCCAGCCGCGAAACCAGCCGCCGACCCCTTCGCGGAGTCGACCGCTACCCCGCCCCTCCGACTCTCCGCTCCCCTCCGACTCTCCGCCCCCCTCCGACTCTCCGCTCCCCTCCGACTCTCCGCCCCCCTCCGACTCTCCGCCCCCCTCCGACTCTCCGCCCCCCTCCGCCTCCGCCCCCGGATCCCACGGCGGCCCCCTCTCGCCGCCGGTCATCGTTCCTCCGGTGCGGGTGCCGAGTCGGCGTCACGGGCCGACGAGAAGCCGTCCGCCGAGGACGCCCCGTCCGGGATTCCGCCGACCAGTACCCCGTCCGTGAGTTCGACGACGCGGTCCGCATACTCCTCGACCAGCGGATCGTGTGTGACGGCGATGACGGCGACCCCTTCCTCCTTCACGCGTTCGAACTCGGCGAGGATCGACTTGCCGGTCTCCGTGTCGAGGTTCCCCGTCGGCTCGTCGGCGAGCAGCACCGCCGGCTCGTTGATGAGCGCTCTGGCGATGGCGACCCGTTGTTTCTGCCCGCCGGACAGCTCCGCGGGTTTGTGATCGAGCCGGTCGCCGAGCCCGAACCGCTTGAGCAGGTCGGCGGCGCGGTCGCTCTCGTCGCCCGGATCGAACGCGGTCGGGAGCGCGACGTTCTCGACCGCGGTCAGCGTCGGCAACAGGTGGAAGTCCTGGAAGACGAACCCGATCGATTCCTTTCGAGCCGCGGTGCGCTCGGCGACCGTGAGCTCGGTCACGTCGGTACCGTCCAGCAGGCGCTGCCCCTCGGTGGGGTCATCGAGGAGCCCGAGCACGTTGAGGAGCGTCGACTTCCCGGAGCCGCTGGGGCCGACGACCGCGACGAACTCTCCCGGCTCGACCGCGAAGTCAACAGTGTCGAGCGCCACCACCGGCTCGCCGCCTCCGCCCGGGTACCGCTTGGTCACGCCGCGGAGCTCGACGCTATACATCGCGACGACGGATCACGCTCCCGGCGACCGCGACCCCCGCGCCGCCGACGAGCCCGACGATGCCGATCGCTCCGAGCGTCCCGACGGCGCCGGATCCCCCTCCACCACCGTCGCCCGAATCGGGAAGCGCCACCGTCTCGGTCTCGGTGTATCGGACGCCGCGCTCGGTGTACGCGATCCGGATCGGGACCTCGTCCGCCACGGAAGCGTTCACCGCGGTCCGCAGGTCGAAGGCGACGAAGTCGCCCGCGCCCACGCTGCCGACGAAGTACTCTCGGCCGGCCGGAGTCGGCTCGACCCCCTCGGCGCCGGCGACCGAGACGACGACGCCCTCTAGCTCGCCGGTGCCCGCGTTGCCGAGGTTGGCGTCCACGACCACTTCGCCGTCGGCGGTCGTCTCGACGGTCGCGTCGGTGACGGTCGGGCTCCCCTCCCGCGGCGGATACCGGAGCGTCGACGTCGCCGTCCGGTTCGCACCGGTGCCCGCTCGCGCGTCGAGTTCGGACCGGAACGCCGCCGTGACCGTCACGTCCGAGCGCTCGTCGAGGGGACCGAGGTCGACGACCACCTGCCGCTCTTCGCCGGGCGCGACATCCTCCACGACGAAGGGGCCGACCTCGACGGTCGGATCCGTTTCGTTACCGTCGCCGGAGCCCTCGCCGTCGCTCGTCCCGACCGGTGTTGTGACAGCGGTCAGGCTCACGCGGTCGGCCGTCGATGTCCCGGTGTTGACGACGGTCACCGCGACCGGGGAGTCGGCCGACTGGACCGACTCGGTCTCGTCGTCTTCGGCGGTCTGGAGCCCGCCGCCACCGCCGAAGACGCCCTCGATGCCGCCGAGGCTGATCCCGCCGGCGTTCTGGTCCTCGTCGTCGCTCCGGAGGTCCGCCGGCGAGAGCGCTCGGGTGCGCACGTCGAGCGCGATCTCGGCCGGCTGGACGTCGACGACCACGTCGCGGGTCACGGTGACGGTCCCGCCGTCGTCGTCGTCGCCCGTCGCCTCTTGCTCGGCGACGACCTCGACCGTGAGCCGGTGCTCGCCCGGCTCGCCGAACCGGGTCCAGAGGACCACGTCCGTCGCGTCGCCCGCCGAGAGCGCCCCGACCGCGGTCGCCTCGTCGCGGGGGTCGCCGTCTCCGTCGTTCCCTCCGTCACCGTCCCCACCGCTTGCGTCGAGGAGGCGGACGCTCGTCACGTCGGCCGCCGCGGGGCTTCCGCCGGAGTTCGAGACGGTCACGTTCAGGGCCGTCCGCTCGCCGACGGCGGGATCGCTCGAACTCACGTCGACCCCGTCGATCGCGATCCGGGCGTCGGGCACCGCCGTGACCGCGCCGACGGCCCCCAGTAGCGCCAGCAGGGCCAGCAGCGCGGCTGTGGTTCTCGTGGGTGTCAATGTCACCCCTGTTAGGGGGCCGCGCGGCATATATCCGTCGTAGGTGGGGATTGCTGACCGACGCGGACGCATATATGATGCGGGGTCTCGGACCGGATGTACCGGTTAAGGAGGGTTTTTCAACCGTCCGACGCAAGGGACGGTAATGAGCCAACGCGACACCGCGAGAGCGGGTGATCGGCGATGATGGGCGGCAACGACCAGCAGGCGTACGACCGCGGCACGTCACTATTCTCGCCCGACGGCCGGATCTACCAGGTCGAGTACGCCCGCGAGGCGGTCTCGCGCGGCGCGCCGAGCGTCGGCGTCCGGACGGCCGACGGCGTCGTCTTCGTCGCGATGTCCCGCCCCTCCTCGACGCTGATGGAGGCCGAGAGCATCGAGAAGCTCCACAAGCTTGACGACCACCTCGGCACCGCGAGCGCCGGCCACGTCGCCGACGCCCGCCAGCTGATCGACCTCGCGCGCCGCCAGTCGCAGGGGAACCGCCTGCGCTACGGCGAGCCCGTCGGCGTCGAGACGCTGACGAAGTTCGTCACCGACCACATTCAGGAGAACACCCAGCGCGGCGGCACCCGGCCGTACGGCGCCGCGCTACTCATCGGCGGCATCGACAACGGCGAGCCGCGTCTGTTCGCCGCCGACCCCTCTGGGACCCCCAACGAGTGGAAGGCGACCGTCATCGGCGGCGGCCGCTCCGACATCCAGGGCCACCTCGAAGAGAACTGGACCGAGGAGCTCTCGCTCGACGCTGGCGTCGAACTCGCCATCGCCGCGCTCGCTGCCCACGACGACGAGTTCGAGCCGACGGATCTGGCCGTCGCCACGGTCACCGAGGCCGACGGCTACCGGACCGTCCCCGTCGAGGAGGTCACCGAGGCGTTCGAGGCGGCCGGGCTGACGGTCGAAGAGGACGACGAGGGTGACGAGGAAGAGGGCGCAGACGCGGACGCCGACGACGAAGCCACCGACGCCGACAACGAAGAGTAAGCCGCTTCGCTCTTACCCTACCCCCTTCCGGACCCTTTTCTCGTCGCCCCCCGAACCGCGGGTATGGCACGCATCGCGGCGCTCGTCGCGTACCCGCTGAAGTCGAACGACGGCGCCGCAGTCGACCGCGCCGAACTCGGGCCGAACGGCGCCCTCCGCGGCGACCGTTCGTACGCACTCGTCGAAGCGGGCGTCGACCCGCACACGACCTCAGTCGGCGGCGACGGTGGCTACGTCAACGGGAAACGCGAGCCGGCGGTCCACGGCCTCTTGGCGCGCTACGAACGTGTCGGCTCGGCCGACGCGACGCCGACCGCGGTCACCCTCTCGCGGCCGGCGCGTCCCGAGACTGGGGCCGCCGCGGGCGAGCGCACCTTCGCGCTCCCCGAGGACAGCAAGGCGCTGGCGACGTGGGTCGGCGAGTACCTCGGCTACGGCGTCGACCTTGTCCGCGAGCCGAACGGGGGGCTCCCAGACGACCGGGCGGCGCCGGGGCCGACGGTCGTCTCGCGGGCGACGCTGGAGACGGTCGCCTCGTGGTTCGACGAGATTGCTGACGCAACGGAGATGCGGCGGCGGCTCCGGCCGAACCTCGTGCTCGACGACTGCCCGGCGTTCTGGGAGGACCGGCTGTTCGCCGACCACGGAGAGGCCGTGCGCGTCTCGATCGGAGCGACCGAGCTATTCGGGGTCAATCCGTGTCAGCGGTGCGTCGTCCCCTCGCGTGACCCGGACACAGGCGACGAGATCGACGGGTTCCGCGAGACGTTCCTGCGGAAGCGCCGCGAGACGCTCCCGGCGTGGACCGAGAGCGACCGGTTCGACCACGACTTCCGGCTCATGGTCAACACGGTCGTCCCGGATGAGGAGTGGGGCTCGACGCTCGCGGTCGGCGACGCGGTCGCCATCGAGGGTGTCGAACCGGAGCCGGACAGCGAAACCTGAAAAAGGGATAAACAGCCGACTACCGTCCACCGTCGGTCATCGCGACCGGGTCGTTGTCCGCGATGTCGCCGTCCGAGGCGTCGGCGTCGACCGCGCCGCGCCCCTCGGCCGCCGGGTCCGCGGCGCCGAAGTGGGTCCAGAGGGTGGCGCCGACGACCGCGTAGGCGACGAGGTCGTAGTGGACAACCCCGTCGAAGCCGGTGAACGCGGCGGCGGTGCTGTACGCGAACAGCGCGGTGACGCTCGCCACGAACACGCTCTCGTTCGTCACTCGCCCCGCGGCCGCCGCGGCGAGAGACCGCTTGATCATCGGGCCGCAGGCGACGAGGAACGCGATCCCGGAGAGCGCGCCGAGGTTGACGAAGAAGTGTGTCGCCATCTGCGAGTCGAGGAGCGACTGCAGGTACGCGACCGTGAGGGGGTCGTAGAACAGCCACTCGAGCCGGGTCGGGTACAACACCGCGATGTACGGCGTCGCGACCATCAGCCCGAACAGCACGGCGACGGCGACGCGGGCCGACGCGAACTGCGAGGCTCGGCGGATCTCGAACGCTCGGTCCGCCGGATCGACGACGAGGCCGCACGCCTCCAGCATCTCCTGAAGGTCACCACGGGACACCGACGGGTCGTGGTGGACGCCGACGGTGTCGTTCCGCGCTGTCGCCGACGCGGCGCTCACACCGTCGCAATCGCGGAGGACAGCCTCCAACAGCCCCTCCCGGCGCTTCGTGTCGATCCCCTCAACGGAGAAGGTGTCGTGGACGTGCGGCTTGGGCACATGCGCGACCCGCGGCCCGGCGCCGGAATCGGACACGCTAGCCGGGGATTCTCCGGCCGGCGCGTCGATTCCCTGCTCGCGGACCACGGCGTCGAGCCGCGTCGACCGCCCGTGGTGGTCGTCTGTCATGTGAACTACCTACACGCGCACGGGGATGAAACTTCCCCCGTTCGGGGCCGAATACGGTCTAACTTCCCCCATTCGGGGCCAAATACGGATCTAACCGGAATACGGGGAGAGAGTCAGCTAGGAGTTGACCGACTCCATGTACGAGGTGACGATCATCTGTCCCTTCCGCGTGAGCGCGGCGCCCGCGTCGCCGTCGACGACGAGGCTCTCCTCGCGGAGCGTGTCGAGGATCATCTCCGTTTGGGTGACGTCGCCGGTGACTACGTCGGCGATGTTCGCCTCGCCGCCGGCGGAGTAGATCGACACGAGAATCTCCAGCTGTTCCTCCGTCGGGTCGAACGCCTCGACGTCTTCCATCACCTCGTCGTATTCCAGCTTGATGTACCGGCCGAGCACGTTGAGGGTTCGCTTGTCGGGAACGGTCGCGATCGACGTCACGGTCTGGGTATCCGGGACGTGGCGGAATACGAGCGCGGGGCGCTTGGTGCCGGCGATCGTGCGGTTGGTCCGCTCGTAGTCGATGACGGAGGACAGCTCGACCGTGAACGGGTCGGGGCAGTCGGCAAAGCCGATCGCGCCCGGCGAGAGGCTGATCGACGCGGTGTGGTCGGCCGCGTCCGTGACGCGCCCGCCGAGCTTCGCCGGGTGACGAACTGTGACCGTCACGCCGCGCAACAGGGCCTTGAACAGCAGTCGGGTGAACCGCTCCATGTCGTCCGGCTCACCCTCTACGAGGGCCGTACACCTGTCGCCGCCTTGCTCGTAGGCGACGGTGACGCTGTCGCTGAAAAACGACTGGAGGTCGCCGGGGACGGTGCCGACGACGATGTCGAACACCTTCGAGAGGGGGACAGTCGTCTTCATGTCGTCGGTGGCAAGCACGAGCCGGCGCTGGCTCAGGAGGACGCGGCCCGTCACGGGTTCGCCGCTTCCCAGACCGGAGGTGTGGACGCGGCCGACAAAGTCGGCGACGACGGACTCTTCCATCGAATCCTGCTTGCGCCTCTCGGCTATTTACTGTTACTCACGATGTATCAGTGGTGATAACATACCGATGTGTGGAAAACGAACGTGTTCTGACGCTTAGGGCGGTCGGATCTCCAGAGAAAAGCGCGGAACAG encodes:
- a CDS encoding DUF7501 family protein, encoding MALSETSIEPSQCPFCGTEIASPGAGFMRHVENEPECRDAFDTWRDRVTDDMRGGWAG
- a CDS encoding ABC transporter permease, whose translation is MAARNLRRNRVRTVLAVLGVCIGVLAVAALGIFGNVLALGANDAIGDIGTQVVVSPNADAGVESLSAADVAAIRRAVDDPAVGDAAVIPLYSDSAVVEGAGTQTFVTVYGVEEPGLAFEAAEGRLPDRHRRGAIVGAGIAEDLEVSAGDTVGIAGSQVRVVAVLAESQTFSPVAPDNAVFLPESAFAADGYAQALVVAESGATARAAADAIRETVNVREERVDLFELAAVVDEINDFFDLLSTFLLGLGAISLVVAGVSILNVMLMSTVERRQEIGVMRAVGVTRRDVLRVLLAEAGLIGAAGAAAGTLLTVLLVAGLVATTPAVDAALVLDPTNGYYLLLALVFGVGVGIVSGAYPAWKAANERPVEALRS
- a CDS encoding ABC transporter ATP-binding protein, producing the protein MYSVELRGVTKRYPGGGGEPVVALDTVDFAVEPGEFVAVVGPSGSGKSTLLNVLGLLDDPTEGQRLLDGTDVTELTVAERTAARKESIGFVFQDFHLLPTLTAVENVALPTAFDPGDESDRAADLLKRFGLGDRLDHKPAELSGGQKQRVAIARALINEPAVLLADEPTGNLDTETGKSILAEFERVKEEGVAVIAVTHDPLVEEYADRVVELTDGVLVGGIPDGASSADGFSSARDADSAPAPEER
- the psmA gene encoding archaeal proteasome endopeptidase complex subunit alpha, with protein sequence MMGGNDQQAYDRGTSLFSPDGRIYQVEYAREAVSRGAPSVGVRTADGVVFVAMSRPSSTLMEAESIEKLHKLDDHLGTASAGHVADARQLIDLARRQSQGNRLRYGEPVGVETLTKFVTDHIQENTQRGGTRPYGAALLIGGIDNGEPRLFAADPSGTPNEWKATVIGGGRSDIQGHLEENWTEELSLDAGVELAIAALAAHDDEFEPTDLAVATVTEADGYRTVPVEEVTEAFEAAGLTVEEDDEGDEEEGADADADDEATDADNEE
- a CDS encoding MOSC domain-containing protein — protein: MARIAALVAYPLKSNDGAAVDRAELGPNGALRGDRSYALVEAGVDPHTTSVGGDGGYVNGKREPAVHGLLARYERVGSADATPTAVTLSRPARPETGAAAGERTFALPEDSKALATWVGEYLGYGVDLVREPNGGLPDDRAAPGPTVVSRATLETVASWFDEIADATEMRRRLRPNLVLDDCPAFWEDRLFADHGEAVRVSIGATELFGVNPCQRCVVPSRDPDTGDEIDGFRETFLRKRRETLPAWTESDRFDHDFRLMVNTVVPDEEWGSTLAVGDAVAIEGVEPEPDSET
- a CDS encoding CheF family chemotaxis protein, which produces MEESVVADFVGRVHTSGLGSGEPVTGRVLLSQRRLVLATDDMKTTVPLSKVFDIVVGTVPGDLQSFFSDSVTVAYEQGGDRCTALVEGEPDDMERFTRLLFKALLRGVTVTVRHPAKLGGRVTDAADHTASISLSPGAIGFADCPDPFTVELSSVIDYERTNRTIAGTKRPALVFRHVPDTQTVTSIATVPDKRTLNVLGRYIKLEYDEVMEDVEAFDPTEEQLEILVSIYSAGGEANIADVVTGDVTQTEMILDTLREESLVVDGDAGAALTRKGQMIVTSYMESVNS